From Mycolicibacterium cosmeticum, a single genomic window includes:
- a CDS encoding Maf family protein, with translation MTRLVLGSASAGRLSVLRQAGVEPLVVVSDVDEDAVVASLAGAVPAEVVLALSAAKADRVAGSLPAGIGADCVVIGCDSMLEVDGRLCGKPGSVDAARAQWHAMAGRPGVLHTGHTVLRLRDGAVVARVGETAHTTVHFGTPEPADLEAYLASGEPLWVAGGFTLDGLGGWFVDGIEGDPSNVIGLSLPLLRRLLPAVGVTLSAVWRANPIG, from the coding sequence TTGACCCGGCTGGTCCTGGGGTCCGCCTCGGCGGGCCGGCTGTCGGTGCTGCGCCAGGCCGGGGTCGAGCCGCTGGTGGTGGTCTCCGACGTCGACGAGGATGCCGTCGTCGCCTCGCTGGCCGGGGCTGTCCCGGCCGAGGTGGTGCTGGCGCTCTCGGCGGCCAAGGCCGACCGGGTCGCCGGATCGCTGCCGGCCGGTATCGGCGCCGATTGCGTTGTCATCGGCTGTGATTCGATGCTCGAGGTGGACGGCCGGCTGTGCGGCAAACCGGGCAGTGTCGACGCCGCCCGCGCGCAGTGGCACGCCATGGCCGGGCGCCCCGGCGTCCTGCACACCGGGCACACCGTGCTGCGGCTGCGCGACGGCGCCGTCGTCGCCCGTGTCGGCGAAACGGCGCACACCACGGTGCATTTCGGCACGCCGGAACCTGCCGACCTGGAGGCGTACCTGGCCAGTGGCGAACCGCTCTGGGTCGCAGGCGGATTCACCCTCGACGGCCTCGGCGGTTGGTTCGTGGACGGCATCGAGGGCGACCCGTCCAATGTGATCGGGCTGAGTCTGCCGCTGCTGCGCAGGCTGCTGCCCGCTGTCGGGGTGACCCTGAGCGCGGTCTGGCGGGCGAATCCGATCGGCTGA
- a CDS encoding acyl-CoA carboxylase subunit epsilon — translation MSGAEESTTVSENETAAHEPHIQVVKGNPTAEELAALIGVLSAAGGGPVDTTPPARDLWGHPVDKLRYQVHSWQRVTLLERTHMRH, via the coding sequence GTGAGCGGGGCCGAGGAGTCAACGACGGTGTCCGAGAACGAAACCGCGGCGCACGAGCCGCACATCCAGGTGGTCAAGGGCAACCCGACCGCCGAGGAACTGGCCGCCCTGATCGGTGTGCTGTCCGCGGCCGGCGGCGGGCCGGTCGACACCACCCCGCCGGCCCGGGACCTGTGGGGCCACCCGGTGGACAAGCTGCGTTACCAGGTGCACAGCTGGCAGCGGGTCACGCTGCTGGAGCGCACCCACATGAGGCACTGA
- a CDS encoding acyl-CoA carboxylase subunit beta — MTSVTEPAAEHVVDIHTTAGKLADLRKRAEEAQHPVGEAAVEKVHAKGKLTARERVLALLDEGSFVELDALAKHRSTNFGLEHNRPVGDGVVTGYGTIDGRDVCIFSQDATVFGGSLGEVYGEKIVKVQELAIKTGRPLIGINDGAGARIQEGVVSLGLYSRIFRNNILASGVIPQISLIMGAAAGGHVYSPALTDFIIMVDQTSQMFITGPDVIKTVTGENVTMEELGGAHTHMAKSGTAHYVASGEQDAFDYVRDLLSYLPSNNYADPPRFAAPPHPGAIEDNLTEEDLELDTLIPDSPNQPYDMHEVISRILDDDEFLEVQAGYAGNIIVGYGRVDGRTVGIVANQPTQFAGCLDINASEKAARFIRTCDCFNIPIVLLVDVPGFLPGTDQEYNGIIRRGAKLLYAYGEATVAKVTVITRKSYGGAYCVMGSKDMGADVVVAWPTAQIAVMGASGAVGFVYRQQLKDAAAKGEDVDALRLELQQDYEDTLVNPYVAAERGYVDAVIPPSHTRGYVATALRLLERKISSVPPKKHGNIPL, encoded by the coding sequence ATGACGAGCGTTACTGAACCGGCGGCAGAGCACGTAGTCGACATCCACACCACCGCCGGCAAGCTGGCTGATCTGCGCAAGCGCGCCGAGGAGGCGCAGCACCCGGTCGGTGAAGCGGCCGTGGAGAAGGTGCACGCCAAGGGCAAGCTGACCGCACGCGAGCGCGTGCTGGCGCTGCTCGACGAGGGGTCGTTCGTCGAACTCGACGCGCTGGCCAAGCACCGCAGCACGAACTTCGGCCTGGAGCACAACCGCCCCGTCGGCGACGGCGTGGTCACCGGTTACGGCACCATCGACGGCCGCGACGTGTGCATCTTCAGCCAGGACGCCACCGTCTTCGGCGGCAGCCTCGGCGAGGTCTACGGCGAGAAGATCGTCAAGGTCCAGGAGCTGGCCATCAAGACCGGCCGCCCGCTCATCGGCATCAACGACGGCGCCGGCGCCCGCATCCAGGAGGGCGTGGTCTCGCTCGGCCTGTACAGCCGGATCTTCCGCAACAACATCCTGGCCTCGGGTGTCATCCCGCAGATCTCGCTGATCATGGGAGCCGCGGCCGGCGGGCACGTCTACTCCCCCGCGCTGACCGACTTCATCATCATGGTCGACCAGACCAGCCAGATGTTCATCACCGGTCCGGATGTCATCAAGACCGTCACCGGCGAGAACGTCACCATGGAGGAACTGGGAGGCGCGCACACCCACATGGCCAAGTCGGGCACCGCGCACTATGTCGCCTCGGGTGAGCAGGACGCCTTCGACTACGTCCGGGACCTGCTGAGCTACCTGCCGTCGAACAACTACGCCGACCCGCCGCGGTTCGCGGCGCCGCCGCACCCGGGCGCCATCGAGGACAACCTCACCGAGGAGGACCTCGAGCTCGACACCTTGATCCCGGACTCGCCCAACCAGCCCTACGACATGCACGAGGTCATCTCGCGCATCCTCGACGACGACGAGTTCCTCGAAGTGCAGGCCGGTTACGCGGGCAACATCATCGTCGGCTACGGCCGGGTCGACGGCCGCACCGTCGGCATCGTGGCCAACCAGCCCACCCAGTTCGCCGGCTGCCTGGACATCAACGCCTCGGAGAAGGCGGCGCGGTTCATCCGCACCTGCGACTGCTTCAACATCCCGATCGTGTTGCTGGTCGACGTGCCCGGCTTCCTGCCCGGCACCGACCAGGAGTACAACGGCATCATCCGGCGCGGCGCCAAGCTGCTCTACGCCTACGGTGAGGCGACGGTCGCCAAGGTCACCGTCATCACCCGCAAGTCCTACGGCGGGGCGTACTGCGTGATGGGCTCCAAGGACATGGGCGCCGACGTGGTGGTGGCCTGGCCGACGGCGCAGATCGCCGTCATGGGTGCCTCCGGCGCGGTCGGTTTCGTGTACCGCCAGCAGCTCAAGGACGCCGCCGCCAAGGGCGAGGACGTCGACGCGCTGCGCCTGGAACTGCAGCAGGACTACGAGGACACGCTGGTGAACCCGTACGTCGCGGCCGAGCGCGGATACGTCGACGCGGTCATCCCGCCGTCGCACACCCGCGGTTACGTGGCCACCGCGCTGCGGCTGCTGGAGCGCAAGATCAGCTCGGTGCCGCCGAAGAAGCACGGGAACATTCCACTGTGA
- a CDS encoding AMP-binding protein produces MSVPPAVRDSIAALLLDRVGDHRLGLRTRERDWTWDEVVAESAARGALARALRREEPFHVGVLLANVPDFVFWLGGAALAGATVVGINPTRGERELAAEIRHADCRLIVTDRAGAGRLHGLDLGLGPDRILVVDTPEYAALVEAHRVAPAAAPGVDADSLLLLLFTSGTTGASKAVKCSQGRLARIAYTAVQKFGHHRDDVDYCCMPLFHGNAIMALWAPALAVGATVCLTPAFSASGFLPDVRYFGATFFTYVGKALGYLMATPERADDADNPLQRGFGTEASPDDQAEFRRRFGAELFEGYGSSEGGGAVVLAPDAPAGALGRPAHDGVVIVDPQTLMECAPAVLDEHGRVRNPDDAVGEIVDKFGTRTFEGYYRNDDADAERIRNGWYWTGDLGYRDAAGFLYFAGRRGDWIRVDGENISALTIEHVLRRHPLVVAAGVYAVPDPRSGDQVMAAIEVADPDGFDVAAFAEFLCRQRDLGSKGLPRLLRVSAQLPVTGSNKVLKRELRQQRWRTDEAVYRWVGRAGAGPRYRLMDEADKRSLDAEFAAHGRQRHV; encoded by the coding sequence GTGTCGGTGCCGCCCGCCGTCCGCGACTCCATCGCCGCCCTGCTGCTCGACCGGGTCGGTGACCACCGGCTCGGCCTGCGCACCCGCGAGCGGGACTGGACGTGGGACGAGGTGGTCGCCGAGTCCGCCGCGCGCGGCGCGCTGGCGCGGGCGTTGCGCCGCGAGGAACCGTTCCACGTCGGGGTGCTGCTGGCCAACGTCCCGGATTTCGTGTTCTGGCTCGGCGGGGCCGCGCTGGCCGGGGCCACCGTGGTCGGGATCAACCCGACCCGGGGTGAGCGCGAACTGGCCGCCGAGATCCGGCACGCCGACTGCCGGCTGATCGTCACCGACCGCGCGGGGGCCGGCCGGCTGCACGGATTGGACCTCGGCCTGGGGCCCGACCGGATCCTGGTGGTCGACACGCCGGAATACGCCGCACTCGTCGAGGCCCATCGCGTTGCGCCGGCCGCCGCGCCGGGCGTGGATGCCGACAGCCTGCTGCTGTTGCTGTTCACCTCCGGCACCACCGGCGCCTCCAAGGCCGTCAAATGCAGCCAGGGCCGGTTGGCCCGGATCGCCTACACCGCCGTGCAGAAGTTCGGGCACCACCGCGACGACGTGGACTACTGCTGCATGCCGCTGTTCCACGGCAACGCGATCATGGCGTTGTGGGCACCGGCGTTGGCTGTCGGCGCGACGGTGTGCCTGACGCCGGCGTTCTCGGCGTCCGGGTTCCTGCCCGACGTGCGGTATTTCGGGGCGACGTTCTTCACCTATGTCGGCAAGGCGCTCGGCTACCTGATGGCCACCCCCGAACGCGCCGACGACGCGGACAATCCGCTGCAGCGCGGTTTCGGGACCGAGGCCTCGCCCGACGACCAGGCCGAATTCCGGCGCCGGTTCGGTGCCGAGTTGTTCGAGGGGTACGGCTCCAGCGAGGGCGGCGGCGCCGTGGTCCTGGCGCCCGACGCCCCGGCCGGGGCGCTCGGCAGGCCCGCCCACGACGGTGTGGTGATCGTCGACCCGCAGACGTTGATGGAGTGTGCGCCTGCGGTTCTGGACGAGCACGGCCGGGTGCGCAACCCCGACGACGCCGTCGGCGAGATCGTCGACAAGTTCGGCACCCGCACCTTCGAGGGCTACTACCGCAACGACGACGCCGACGCCGAGCGCATCCGCAACGGGTGGTACTGGACCGGTGATCTGGGCTACCGCGACGCGGCGGGCTTCCTCTATTTCGCGGGCCGGCGCGGTGACTGGATCCGGGTGGACGGCGAGAACATCTCCGCGCTGACCATCGAGCATGTGCTGCGCCGGCATCCACTGGTGGTGGCCGCCGGGGTGTACGCGGTGCCGGATCCGCGGTCGGGTGATCAGGTGATGGCCGCGATCGAGGTGGCCGATCCCGACGGCTTCGATGTCGCGGCATTCGCCGAATTCCTGTGCCGGCAACGTGATCTGGGTTCCAAAGGGCTGCCGCGCCTGCTGCGGGTGTCCGCGCAGCTGCCCGTCACCGGTTCCAACAAGGTTCTCAAACGGGAACTGCGACAACAACGTTGGCGCACCGATGAGGCGGTGTACCGGTGGGTGGGCCGCGCCGGTGCGGGGCCCCGGTACCGGCTGATGGACGAGGCCGACAAGCGGTCATTGGATGCCGAATTCGCCGCCCACGGCCGGCAGCGTCACGTCTGA
- a CDS encoding class I SAM-dependent methyltransferase, protein MTLDYLTETPGTPGAVEYCDFTELWQGYDESVLALARREGVRAVAELGGGANPVVGDAQKWGFAEHRVVVDISEVELGKAAVDVRTRVADLCQPIEDELGTYDLVFSKMLCEHLPDPVVFHQNCYNLLRPGGLSVHFFPALGTFPFLVNKMIPEHTARRILDKVQPGRLDMPNLEKFPAYYRGTTGPTKTAFRKFEEFGFEVEQWKSSFGHTYYSVIPPLHALENAKSNFLRRHPIPRLASFSVIVLRKPARPGQT, encoded by the coding sequence ATGACGCTGGATTACCTCACCGAGACGCCCGGGACACCGGGCGCCGTCGAATACTGCGACTTCACCGAACTGTGGCAGGGCTATGACGAGTCGGTCCTGGCACTGGCGCGACGGGAGGGGGTACGCGCGGTCGCCGAACTGGGCGGTGGCGCCAACCCCGTCGTGGGCGACGCGCAGAAGTGGGGATTCGCCGAACACCGGGTGGTGGTGGACATCTCCGAGGTCGAACTCGGCAAGGCCGCCGTCGACGTCCGGACCCGGGTTGCCGACCTGTGCCAGCCGATCGAGGACGAGTTGGGCACCTACGACCTGGTGTTCTCCAAGATGCTCTGCGAGCACCTGCCCGATCCCGTTGTGTTCCATCAGAATTGCTACAACCTGTTGCGGCCGGGCGGACTGTCGGTGCACTTCTTCCCCGCGTTGGGGACATTCCCGTTCCTGGTCAACAAGATGATCCCGGAGCACACCGCGCGCAGGATCCTGGACAAGGTGCAGCCCGGGCGTCTGGACATGCCCAATCTGGAGAAGTTCCCGGCCTACTACCGCGGCACCACCGGCCCGACCAAGACGGCCTTCCGGAAGTTCGAGGAGTTCGGGTTCGAAGTCGAGCAGTGGAAGTCAAGCTTCGGGCATACCTACTACTCGGTCATCCCGCCGCTGCACGCCCTGGAGAACGCCAAGAGCAATTTCCTGCGCAGGCACCCGATCCCGAGACTGGCCAGTTTCTCGGTGATCGTGCTGCGCAAGCCCGCCCGACCCGGTCAGACGTGA
- a CDS encoding glycosyltransferase encodes MAEVRRRFDGVDGPKVAIAHDYLTQRGGAEKVVLSMSRAFPDAPIYTLLYDPEHTYPEFADRDVRVSGVNRIPLFRRNHRLSLPVLPVAASSMFVDADVVVTSSSGWAHGFRTNGRKLVHCHTPAHWLYAADYYFKPDGDRLKRAVLKTGAPYLRSWDRRAARTVDRYLAVSTTIRDRIRDAYGISADVLPSPVAIKETSTLEAVPEVEHWAGADGDSFYLCVSRLLPYKNVEAVIRAFAGSQRRLVVVGHGPEAAHLERIKTPNVAMLSALTDAQMAWLYRSCNALIAASYEDFGLTPIEAAVCGRPSVVLRWGGFLDTVVEGRTGVYFDRPEPDAIAGALDRFEAADFDPDTLRAHADRFTEARYAESLYAAVDELAAERDGAGRDADR; translated from the coding sequence ATGGCTGAGGTGCGGCGCAGATTCGACGGTGTCGACGGTCCCAAGGTGGCGATCGCGCACGACTACCTGACGCAGCGTGGCGGCGCCGAGAAGGTCGTGCTCTCCATGAGCCGGGCGTTCCCGGACGCGCCGATCTACACCTTGCTGTACGACCCGGAGCACACCTATCCCGAATTCGCCGACCGCGATGTGCGGGTGTCCGGCGTCAACCGGATACCGCTGTTCCGCCGCAATCACCGGCTGTCGCTGCCGGTGCTGCCGGTCGCGGCGTCGTCGATGTTCGTCGACGCCGACGTCGTCGTCACCAGCAGCAGCGGCTGGGCGCACGGCTTCCGCACCAACGGGCGCAAGCTGGTGCACTGCCACACCCCGGCGCACTGGCTGTACGCGGCGGACTACTACTTCAAGCCCGACGGGGACCGGCTCAAGCGCGCGGTGCTCAAGACCGGCGCACCCTACCTGCGGTCCTGGGACCGCCGCGCCGCCCGGACCGTGGACCGCTACCTGGCCGTCTCGACCACCATCCGGGACCGGATCAGGGATGCCTACGGCATCAGTGCCGACGTGCTGCCCTCCCCGGTGGCCATCAAGGAGACCTCCACGCTGGAGGCGGTGCCCGAGGTGGAGCACTGGGCCGGTGCCGACGGCGACTCCTTCTATCTGTGCGTGTCCCGGCTGCTGCCGTACAAGAACGTCGAGGCCGTGATCCGGGCGTTCGCCGGGTCGCAACGTCGCCTCGTGGTGGTGGGTCACGGCCCCGAGGCCGCGCACCTCGAACGGATCAAGACTCCCAATGTGGCCATGCTGTCCGCGCTGACCGACGCCCAGATGGCCTGGCTGTACCGCTCGTGCAACGCGCTGATCGCGGCCAGCTACGAGGACTTCGGCCTGACCCCCATCGAGGCGGCGGTGTGTGGCCGACCCAGCGTGGTGCTGCGCTGGGGCGGCTTCCTGGACACCGTCGTCGAGGGCCGCACCGGGGTCTATTTCGACCGGCCGGAACCCGACGCGATCGCCGGCGCGCTGGACCGATTCGAGGCGGCCGACTTCGATCCGGACACGCTGCGCGCCCACGCCGACCGGTTCACCGAGGCGCGCTACGCCGAATCGCTCTACGCCGCGGTCGACGAGCTGGCCGCCGAACGCGACGGCGCCGGCCGGGATGCCGATCGGTGA
- a CDS encoding acyltransferase has product MTREPASADPADVARKQAAAPGLRTPPAPVWVLNDEGRVIDYKMQGMTRGRKIRNRLGELIFNSFITFIPSHTIRQGFLRLMGAKIGKNSSILRGTTVLDIEFLTIGDGVAIGFRCLLDSRAGLYIGNNVTVASDVHFIGGGHDINHPDFLPVPIPTVVCDYVWIASRAMVLPSLIGRGAVVAAHALVNKDVGELEIVGGVPAKVIGKRDADALKYENKHRPLFY; this is encoded by the coding sequence ATGACCCGTGAACCCGCGTCGGCCGATCCCGCGGATGTCGCCCGCAAGCAGGCGGCGGCCCCCGGCTTACGGACCCCGCCCGCTCCCGTCTGGGTGCTCAACGACGAGGGCCGGGTCATCGACTACAAGATGCAGGGCATGACCCGCGGCCGCAAGATCCGGAACCGGCTGGGCGAGTTGATCTTCAACAGCTTCATCACCTTCATCCCGTCGCACACCATCCGGCAGGGCTTCCTGCGCCTGATGGGTGCCAAGATCGGCAAGAACTCGTCCATCCTGCGCGGCACCACCGTGCTGGACATCGAGTTCCTCACCATCGGCGACGGCGTGGCCATCGGTTTCCGCTGCCTGCTGGATTCGCGCGCCGGCCTGTACATCGGCAACAACGTCACCGTCGCCAGCGATGTGCACTTCATCGGCGGCGGGCACGACATCAATCACCCCGACTTCCTGCCGGTGCCGATCCCCACCGTCGTCTGCGACTACGTGTGGATCGCGTCGCGGGCGATGGTGCTGCCCTCGCTCATCGGGCGCGGCGCCGTGGTGGCCGCCCACGCCCTGGTGAACAAGGACGTGGGTGAGCTGGAGATCGTCGGCGGCGTCCCGGCCAAGGTCATCGGGAAGCGCGACGCGGACGCGCTGAAGTACGAAAACAAGCATCGGCCGCTGTTCTACTGA
- a CDS encoding glycosyltransferase, whose protein sequence is MTAFADHRLVFVAPAEGQTAVGDYAEDLVTALRPHFGEIAEHRTLGPGGDSLADLRRHRAQVRRLIAEGPPGRTLVHAELSTGVLPTFWSVAGIDGVPVTATVHDPPQGLWFLARTRFIAKSRLLTHGIHYPLRPVSRAIEGVVHGERTLVALTETGRQSIERTYPRTRTAFIPHLVRDRPAITPAQDRPKAVGFFGFVYRGKGFEEIARIRAELPDDILIRVAGRGTESLPRADGIEILGGVDGPAEDAFFASVRAIALPYGKRHFYAETYPASGVVAHSMAYSTPVVCTGYGSLAELGTADGVVTVPPVEGEVAAGLAREITALLNDRDRLTELGRNADAARHARSAARTAEAFVQLWSRTLAGQPEDA, encoded by the coding sequence ATGACCGCGTTCGCCGATCACCGGCTCGTCTTCGTCGCGCCGGCCGAGGGCCAGACGGCGGTGGGCGACTATGCCGAGGACCTCGTCACCGCGCTGCGCCCGCATTTCGGGGAGATCGCCGAGCACCGGACCCTGGGACCGGGCGGCGACAGCCTGGCCGACCTGCGCCGGCACCGCGCGCAGGTGCGCAGGCTGATCGCCGAGGGCCCGCCGGGCCGGACCCTGGTGCACGCCGAACTGTCCACCGGGGTGCTGCCGACGTTCTGGTCGGTGGCGGGGATCGACGGCGTTCCGGTGACCGCGACCGTGCACGACCCGCCGCAGGGGCTGTGGTTCCTGGCCCGCACCCGTTTCATCGCGAAATCCCGGCTGCTCACCCACGGCATCCACTACCCGCTGCGGCCGGTGTCGCGCGCCATCGAGGGCGTGGTGCACGGCGAGCGGACCCTGGTCGCGCTCACCGAGACCGGCCGGCAGTCCATCGAGCGCACCTATCCGCGCACCCGCACCGCGTTCATCCCGCACCTGGTGCGCGACCGGCCGGCCATCACGCCGGCGCAGGATCGTCCCAAGGCGGTCGGATTCTTCGGATTCGTCTACCGCGGAAAGGGATTCGAGGAAATCGCCCGTATCCGCGCGGAGCTGCCCGACGACATCTTGATCCGGGTGGCCGGCCGCGGCACCGAGTCGCTGCCGCGGGCCGACGGTATCGAGATCCTGGGCGGGGTGGACGGCCCCGCCGAGGACGCCTTCTTCGCGTCGGTGCGGGCCATCGCGCTGCCGTACGGCAAGCGGCACTTCTACGCCGAGACCTACCCGGCCTCCGGCGTGGTCGCCCACTCCATGGCCTACAGCACCCCCGTGGTGTGCACCGGGTACGGTTCGCTGGCCGAACTCGGCACCGCCGACGGGGTGGTCACCGTGCCGCCCGTCGAGGGTGAGGTGGCCGCCGGCCTGGCCCGCGAGATCACCGCGCTGCTGAACGACCGCGACCGGCTCACCGAACTGGGCCGCAACGCCGATGCTGCCCGGCACGCCCGCTCGGCCGCGCGCACCGCCGAGGCGTTCGTGCAGTTGTGGTCGCGCACCCTGGCCGGACAGCCGGAAGATGCCTGA
- a CDS encoding polysaccharide biosynthesis protein, which produces MPEPAPEQVSRGTDEHAGTSRHLIQTLWAVFWLYGGRGVGLLWTVLLIGHLGVADYGRYGMAYACFSLIGPPLDNPFAVRSVRESQERFLAERTTRYLLGVSLMLVGAALVEVNYIAWFGLFVAGGEIALKSWQSQAARDGQPQRVAQIDTFRQVASVVMAAGYLFIADEPTLQAASLWLVSPYAVAAVGIAFVVPRHRPGLPGSPKLIAILVGETLGLAAYLQGDVLLLGWLTNDTIVGYYAITTTATIAVVAVGQSFGMSYNHTLRAGEGDLSAGPPLKSTLILGAAAGLLILLAGIGLLISPAPEQLAVAMMVMSLFCAMRTISSVFQAVLYNQRRDGIRLAANLGLVPVKLGLVALLVGAGAVGAAIATVITDAILLAIYARVLYRKVDR; this is translated from the coding sequence ATGCCTGAACCGGCGCCCGAGCAGGTCTCCCGAGGGACGGACGAGCACGCCGGCACCTCCCGGCACCTGATCCAGACCCTGTGGGCGGTGTTCTGGTTGTACGGCGGCCGCGGTGTCGGGCTGCTGTGGACGGTCCTGCTGATCGGGCACCTCGGCGTCGCCGACTACGGCCGCTACGGCATGGCCTATGCGTGCTTCTCGCTGATCGGGCCGCCGCTGGACAACCCGTTCGCGGTCCGGTCGGTGCGCGAGTCGCAGGAACGTTTCCTCGCCGAACGCACCACCCGCTATCTGCTCGGGGTGTCGCTGATGCTGGTCGGCGCCGCTCTGGTCGAGGTCAACTACATCGCCTGGTTCGGGTTGTTCGTGGCCGGCGGCGAGATCGCGCTGAAATCCTGGCAGAGCCAGGCCGCCAGGGACGGCCAGCCGCAACGTGTCGCACAGATCGACACCTTCCGTCAGGTGGCCAGCGTGGTGATGGCCGCCGGCTACCTCTTCATCGCCGACGAACCGACGCTGCAGGCGGCCAGCTTGTGGTTGGTGTCGCCGTACGCCGTGGCTGCGGTGGGCATCGCCTTCGTCGTGCCGCGGCACCGGCCGGGACTGCCGGGTTCGCCCAAACTGATCGCCATCCTGGTCGGTGAAACCCTCGGGCTGGCCGCCTATCTGCAGGGCGACGTGCTGCTGCTGGGCTGGCTCACCAACGACACCATCGTCGGCTATTACGCCATCACCACCACTGCCACCATCGCCGTGGTCGCCGTCGGGCAGTCCTTCGGGATGTCCTACAACCACACGCTGCGGGCGGGGGAGGGCGACCTGTCGGCCGGCCCGCCGCTGAAGAGCACGCTGATCCTCGGCGCGGCGGCGGGATTGTTGATCCTGCTCGCGGGCATCGGTCTGCTCATCTCGCCGGCCCCCGAGCAACTCGCGGTGGCGATGATGGTCATGTCACTGTTCTGCGCCATGCGCACCATCAGCTCGGTGTTCCAGGCGGTGCTCTACAACCAGCGCCGGGACGGGATCCGGCTGGCCGCCAACCTCGGTCTGGTCCCGGTGAAGTTGGGCCTGGTCGCGCTGCTGGTCGGTGCGGGCGCGGTGGGCGCGGCCATCGCCACCGTGATCACCGACGCGATCCTGCTGGCCATCTACGCCCGCGTGCTCTACCGGAAAGTGGATCGGTGA
- a CDS encoding glycosyltransferase, whose translation MTRTNPRTEVAFLLSKDPVAEHGGDLELSRLVMGLASDSYAVSAICLSHQPPGRLDADIVPGGLPLTRVPKSGVRPARLLIDAARTRRSLVHVRFDNDALVRAIDASAADIFVAEHSYMAESFLRSRHSGSARFVVNTHVSESLVWRASRGLLGRLQVGQLLRDEVRVARAADAVGTFDAEEAEFYRGRGVRDARWLDLTLQPLDQVDVAATPPRLVLMGTRDWPPNQEAFLEALRLWPRICAGIPGAELCVIGAKHSSAPDPHYPSGVRDLGFVDDLPAFLATCRSMIAPIRTGGGVRVKILDAARMGLPVVGSSPAVGSLGQLLELGVHDDDEAFIAECRRYLLDAGAAADAGDRLYRLNRQYWEQRRPHRTVEGLLSGTAPAQAG comes from the coding sequence GTGACGAGAACCAACCCCAGAACCGAGGTGGCGTTCCTGCTGTCCAAGGATCCCGTCGCCGAGCACGGCGGCGACCTGGAGCTGTCCCGGCTGGTGATGGGCCTGGCCTCGGATTCGTATGCGGTGTCGGCGATCTGCCTGTCGCACCAGCCGCCCGGCCGGTTGGACGCCGATATCGTCCCCGGGGGCCTGCCGCTGACCCGGGTGCCCAAGTCGGGCGTGCGGCCGGCGCGACTGCTGATCGATGCCGCCCGCACCCGGCGCAGCCTGGTGCACGTCCGGTTCGACAACGACGCGCTGGTCCGTGCCATCGACGCCTCGGCGGCCGACATCTTCGTCGCGGAGCACAGCTACATGGCCGAATCCTTCTTGCGCAGCCGGCATTCCGGCTCCGCCCGGTTCGTGGTCAACACCCACGTCAGCGAGTCACTGGTGTGGCGGGCGAGCCGCGGCCTGCTGGGCCGGCTGCAGGTCGGTCAGCTGCTGCGCGACGAGGTCCGGGTGGCCCGCGCCGCCGACGCGGTCGGCACGTTCGACGCCGAGGAGGCCGAGTTCTACCGCGGGCGCGGGGTGCGCGACGCCCGCTGGCTGGACCTGACGCTGCAACCGCTGGATCAGGTCGACGTGGCCGCCACGCCGCCCCGGCTGGTGCTGATGGGCACCCGGGACTGGCCGCCGAACCAGGAGGCCTTCCTGGAAGCCCTGCGGCTGTGGCCGCGGATCTGTGCCGGTATCCCCGGCGCGGAGCTGTGCGTGATCGGCGCGAAACACTCCAGTGCGCCGGATCCACACTACCCCAGCGGAGTTCGCGATCTGGGGTTCGTCGACGACCTGCCGGCGTTCCTGGCCACCTGCCGGTCGATGATCGCGCCGATCCGCACGGGTGGCGGTGTGCGGGTCAAGATCCTGGACGCCGCCAGGATGGGGCTGCCGGTCGTCGGCAGCAGCCCGGCCGTCGGGTCACTCGGGCAGCTGCTCGAGCTCGGGGTCCACGACGACGACGAGGCGTTCATCGCCGAATGCCGGCGCTACCTGCTCGACGCCGGTGCCGCCGCGGACGCCGGCGACCGGCTGTACCGGCTGAACCGTCAATATTGGGAGCAGCGGCGCCCGCACCGCACCGTCGAGGGACTGTTGTCGGGGACGGCACCGGCACAGGCCGGCTGA